Proteins encoded within one genomic window of uncultured Fusobacterium sp.:
- a CDS encoding peptidylprolyl isomerase, producing MVLNAKIKTAKGDINLKLFPEVAPMTVTNFVHLAKRGYYNGLKFHRVIADFMIQGGDPTGTGAGGPGYQFSDEFKEGVVFDRKGLLAMANAGPNTNGSQFFITHIPTDWLNYKHTIFGEVVSEEDQKVVDSIAQGDIMETIEISGDIDAFLEAQAELVKNIDDILAQTMPELGK from the coding sequence ATAGTATTAAATGCTAAAATAAAAACAGCTAAGGGAGATATCAACTTAAAATTATTCCCAGAAGTTGCACCTATGACAGTTACAAACTTCGTTCACCTAGCTAAAAGAGGATATTACAATGGATTAAAATTCCATAGAGTAATAGCTGATTTTATGATTCAAGGAGGAGATCCTACTGGTACTGGTGCTGGTGGACCTGGATACCAATTTAGTGATGAATTTAAAGAAGGAGTAGTATTTGATAGAAAAGGATTATTAGCTATGGCTAATGCTGGTCCTAATACAAATGGTTCTCAATTCTTTATCACTCATATTCCTACTGATTGGTTAAACTATAAGCACACTATCTTTGGAGAAGTTGTTTCTGAAGAGGATCAAAAAGTTGTAGATAGTATTGCTCAAGGTGATATTATGGAAACTATTGAAATCTCTGGAGATATAGATGCTTTCTTAGAAGCACAAGCTGAGTTAGTAAAAAATATAGATGATATCTTAGCTCAAACTATGCCAGAATTAGGAAAATAA
- a CDS encoding HAD family phosphatase has protein sequence MIKNIVFDLGNVLISYEPQKFISKYVKKENQEKFFNIVFGSEEWQKLDRGTLEYKEAIEIFSKKLPEEKEAIEKLFSNNIQEVLFPIDKNLKLLPVLKENKYNLYILSNFHRDSFLEIEKKCNFQKFFTGKIVSYSVKLLKPEKDIYLKLLNTYNLIPEETLFIDDTLGNIIAANELNIKTIHLKEKEILDKELINLGIKI, from the coding sequence TTGATAAAAAATATTGTTTTTGATTTAGGAAATGTATTAATCTCTTATGAGCCACAAAAATTTATATCAAAATATGTAAAAAAAGAGAATCAAGAAAAATTTTTTAATATAGTTTTTGGAAGTGAAGAGTGGCAAAAATTAGATAGAGGAACTTTAGAATATAAAGAAGCTATTGAAATTTTCTCTAAAAAACTTCCAGAAGAAAAAGAAGCTATTGAAAAATTATTCTCTAATAATATTCAAGAAGTTCTATTTCCAATAGACAAAAATTTAAAATTACTTCCAGTATTAAAAGAAAATAAATATAATCTATATATCCTTTCAAATTTCCATAGAGATTCTTTTTTAGAGATTGAAAAGAAATGTAATTTTCAAAAATTTTTTACTGGTAAGATAGTCTCTTATAGTGTTAAACTATTAAAGCCAGAAAAAGATATATATTTAAAATTATTAAACACTTACAATCTTATTCCTGAAGAAACACTTTTTATTGATGATACTCTTGGAAATATTATAGCTGCCAACGAGCTTAATATTAAAACTATACACTTAAAAGAAAAGGAAATTTTGGATAAAGAACTTATAAATCTTGGAATCAAAATTTAA
- the lepA gene encoding translation elongation factor 4, giving the protein MLQKHKRNFSIIAHIDHGKSTIADRLLEYTGAVSKRDMKEQLLDSMDLEREKGITIKAQAVTLYYKAKDGIEYELNLIDTPGHVDFIYEVSRSLSACEGALLVVDAAQGVEAQTLANVYLAIENNLEIVPVINKIDLPAADPEKVKVEIEDVIGLPADDAVMCSGKTGIGIEDLLEAIVKRIPAPNYEEDAPLKALIFDSKFDDYRGVITYVKVLDGSIKKGDKIRIWSTEKDFDVLEVGIFSPTMKAQDELSSGSVGYIITGVKTIHDTRVGDTITHTDNPCIFPLAGFKPAQSMVFAGVYPLFTDDYEDLREALEKLQLNDASLTFVPETSIALGFGFRCGFLGLLHMEIIVERLRREYNIDLISTTPSVEYKVNMDKGEVLVIDNPCEFPDGGRGKLSVEEPFIRGKVIVPKDYVGNVMELCQEKRGIFIGMDFIDENRSMLTYELPLAEIVIDFYDKLKSRTKGYASFEYELVGYKESDLVKVDILVSGKPVDAFSFIAHKDGAYSRGRAICEKLKEVIPRQQFEIPIQAALGAKVIARETIKAYRKNVIAKCYGGDITRKKKLLEKQKEGKKRMKSIGNVEIPQEAFVSVLKLND; this is encoded by the coding sequence ATGTTACAAAAACATAAAAGAAACTTCTCTATCATTGCCCATATAGACCATGGAAAATCTACAATAGCAGATAGACTTTTGGAATATACTGGTGCTGTTTCTAAAAGAGATATGAAAGAGCAACTTCTTGACTCAATGGATTTAGAAAGAGAGAAGGGAATTACAATAAAAGCTCAAGCAGTAACTTTATATTATAAGGCTAAAGATGGAATTGAATATGAGCTAAACTTAATTGATACTCCAGGACACGTAGACTTTATTTATGAAGTATCAAGATCTTTATCAGCTTGTGAAGGAGCTCTACTTGTTGTAGATGCTGCTCAAGGAGTAGAAGCTCAGACACTTGCTAACGTATATCTAGCAATTGAAAATAACCTTGAAATTGTTCCAGTTATAAATAAAATAGATTTACCAGCTGCTGATCCTGAAAAAGTTAAAGTTGAAATAGAAGATGTTATTGGTCTTCCAGCTGATGATGCTGTAATGTGTTCTGGTAAAACAGGAATAGGAATTGAAGATTTATTAGAAGCTATTGTTAAAAGAATCCCAGCTCCTAACTATGAAGAGGATGCTCCATTAAAAGCTCTTATTTTTGACTCTAAATTTGATGATTATAGAGGAGTTATAACTTATGTAAAAGTTCTAGATGGAAGTATTAAAAAAGGAGATAAAATTAGAATCTGGTCAACTGAAAAAGATTTTGATGTATTAGAAGTTGGTATATTCTCTCCTACAATGAAAGCACAAGATGAACTTTCATCTGGTTCAGTTGGATATATCATTACAGGTGTTAAAACAATTCATGATACAAGAGTAGGAGATACTATTACTCATACTGATAATCCTTGTATTTTCCCATTAGCAGGATTTAAACCAGCTCAATCAATGGTTTTTGCTGGAGTATATCCTTTATTTACAGATGACTATGAAGACTTAAGAGAAGCTTTAGAAAAATTACAACTAAATGATGCTTCACTTACATTCGTTCCTGAAACTTCAATAGCTTTAGGATTTGGATTTAGATGTGGATTCTTAGGTCTATTACATATGGAAATAATTGTTGAAAGACTTAGAAGAGAGTATAATATTGACTTAATTTCTACAACTCCATCAGTTGAATATAAAGTAAATATGGATAAAGGTGAAGTTCTTGTTATTGATAACCCTTGTGAATTTCCTGATGGTGGAAGAGGAAAATTATCAGTAGAGGAGCCTTTTATTAGAGGTAAAGTAATTGTTCCTAAAGATTATGTTGGAAACGTTATGGAACTTTGTCAAGAAAAAAGAGGAATTTTTATAGGAATGGATTTCATTGATGAAAATAGATCAATGCTTACTTATGAATTACCTCTTGCTGAAATTGTTATAGATTTCTATGATAAATTAAAATCAAGAACTAAGGGTTATGCTTCATTTGAATATGAACTAGTAGGATATAAAGAATCTGATCTTGTTAAAGTAGATATCCTTGTTTCAGGAAAACCTGTAGATGCTTTCTCATTTATTGCTCATAAAGATGGAGCTTATAGCAGAGGAAGAGCTATTTGTGAAAAATTAAAAGAAGTTATTCCTAGACAACAATTTGAAATCCCTATTCAAGCTGCACTAGGAGCTAAAGTTATAGCTAGAGAAACTATTAAAGCTTATAGAAAGAACGTTATAGCTAAATGTTATGGTGGAGATATCACTAGAAAGAAAAAACTACTTGAAAAGCAAAAAGAGGGTAAAAAGAGAATGAAGAGCATAGGAAATGTTGAAATTCCTCAAGAAGCTTTCGTATCAGTATTAAAATTAAATGATTAA
- the gltX gene encoding glutamate--tRNA ligase, translated as MEKKIRTRIAPSPTGDPHVGTAYIALFNLAFANSNGGEFILRIEDTDQNRYTEGSEQMIFDALHWLGLNYVEGPDVGGEYGPYRQSERFHLYGDYAKQLVEKGGAYYCFCTQERLDKLRERQKAMGKAPGYDGHCRSLTPEEIQAKLDAGEPYVIRLKMPYEGETIIHDRLRGDIVFENNKIDDQVLLKADGFPTYHLANVVDDHLMGITHVIRAEEWIASTPKHIQLYKAFGWDQPEFIHMPLLRNADRTKISKRKNPVSLIWYKEEGYLKEGIVNFLGLMGYSFGENKEIFSLQEFVDNFNIDKVSLGGPVFDLVKLGWVNNQHMRMKDINELTDLAIPFFRQLGYVGEEVSEHEYRALVKIVEILRESAQTLKEIAKESAVYFEDSFELPVVTEDMNKKERKSVEKLNESILDPVGKEAIKLFMKKLEAWESEDFTIEEAKELLHSTLEEIGEGPAKVFMPLRAVITGQARGADLYNVLFIIGKTRTLNRMKTMIEKYNVL; from the coding sequence ATGGAAAAAAAGATTAGAACAAGAATAGCTCCATCACCTACTGGAGATCCTCATGTAGGAACAGCTTATATAGCATTATTTAACTTAGCATTTGCAAACTCTAATGGAGGAGAATTTATCCTTAGAATAGAGGATACTGACCAAAATAGATATACAGAAGGATCAGAACAAATGATATTTGATGCTCTTCACTGGTTAGGATTAAACTATGTAGAAGGTCCAGATGTAGGAGGAGAGTATGGTCCATATAGACAATCTGAAAGATTCCATTTATATGGAGATTATGCAAAACAACTAGTTGAAAAAGGAGGAGCTTATTACTGTTTCTGTACTCAAGAAAGACTTGACAAATTAAGAGAGAGACAAAAAGCTATGGGAAAAGCTCCTGGATATGATGGACATTGTCGTTCATTAACTCCTGAAGAAATTCAAGCTAAATTAGATGCAGGAGAACCTTATGTAATCAGATTAAAAATGCCTTATGAAGGAGAAACAATTATTCACGATAGATTAAGAGGGGATATTGTATTTGAAAACAATAAAATAGATGACCAAGTTTTATTAAAAGCTGATGGTTTCCCTACTTATCACTTAGCTAACGTAGTAGACGACCACTTAATGGGAATAACTCATGTTATAAGAGCTGAAGAGTGGATAGCTTCTACACCTAAACATATTCAACTTTATAAAGCTTTTGGATGGGATCAACCAGAGTTCATTCATATGCCATTACTTAGAAATGCTGATAGAACAAAAATATCTAAGAGAAAAAATCCTGTATCTTTAATTTGGTATAAAGAAGAGGGATATTTAAAAGAGGGTATTGTTAACTTCTTAGGACTTATGGGATACTCTTTTGGAGAAAACAAAGAGATCTTCTCACTTCAAGAGTTTGTTGATAACTTCAACATAGATAAAGTTTCTCTAGGAGGACCAGTATTTGACCTTGTAAAACTTGGTTGGGTAAATAACCAACATATGAGAATGAAAGATATAAATGAATTAACAGATTTAGCTATACCTTTCTTTAGACAATTAGGATATGTTGGAGAAGAGGTTTCTGAACATGAGTATAGAGCTCTTGTAAAAATTGTTGAAATTTTAAGAGAATCTGCTCAAACTCTTAAAGAGATTGCTAAAGAATCAGCAGTGTACTTCGAGGACAGTTTCGAGCTTCCAGTAGTAACTGAAGATATGAATAAAAAAGAGAGAAAGAGTGTAGAAAAATTAAATGAATCTATACTTGATCCTGTTGGAAAAGAAGCTATTAAATTATTTATGAAAAAACTTGAAGCTTGGGAAAGTGAAGACTTTACTATAGAAGAAGCTAAAGAGTTATTACACTCAACTTTAGAAGAAATAGGAGAAGGACCAGCAAAAGTATTTATGCCACTTAGAGCTGTAATTACTGGACAAGCTAGAGGTGCTGACCTATACAATGTTCTATTTATAATTGGTAAAACAAGAACATTAAATAGAATGAAAACTATGATAGAAAAATATAATGTATTATAA
- the prfB gene encoding peptide chain release factor 2 (programmed frameshift) — MDILDIKREFLDYKKKLDEIRGSLDLERRENKIAELEKKTMEENFWNDKRTSSAVIKEMNGEKELVAEFKKIVSELENEEVLIEFVEQGENDFQEELEEKHLILGKDVEHFDTRLLLDGDYDSNNAIVTIHSGAGGTEACDWADMLYRMYSRWCSDKKYKISEMDFMPGDSVGIKSITFMVEGINAFGYLKSEKGVHRLVRISPFDANKKRHTSFASVEVIPEVDDSIEVNIDPSDIRIDTYRASGAGGQHVNMTDSAVRITHFPTGIVVTCQRERSQLSNRETAMKLLKSKLIEVEMKKKEEELKKLQGEQSDIGWGNQIRSYVFQPYTLVKDHRTNCESGNIRAVMDGDIDIFINGYLRWNKIK, encoded by the exons TTGGATATACTAGATATAAAAAGAGAGTTTCTTGATTATAAGAAAAAATTAGATGAAATTAGGGGGTCTCTT GACTTAGAAAGAAGAGAGAATAAGATAGCTGAACTTGAAAAAAAGACAATGGAAGAAAATTTCTGGAATGATAAAAGAACAAGTTCTGCTGTTATAAAAGAGATGAATGGAGAAAAGGAACTTGTAGCTGAATTTAAAAAAATTGTATCTGAACTTGAAAATGAAGAGGTATTAATAGAGTTTGTAGAGCAGGGAGAAAATGATTTTCAAGAGGAGTTAGAAGAAAAACATTTGATTTTAGGAAAAGATGTAGAACATTTTGATACAAGACTTCTACTTGATGGTGATTATGACTCTAATAATGCTATTGTTACTATTCATTCTGGAGCTGGAGGAACAGAAGCTTGTGATTGGGCTGATATGCTATATAGAATGTATTCAAGATGGTGTAGCGATAAAAAATATAAGATTAGTGAGATGGATTTTATGCCAGGAGATAGTGTAGGAATAAAATCTATTACTTTTATGGTTGAAGGAATAAATGCTTTTGGGTATTTAAAAAGTGAAAAAGGAGTACATAGACTTGTAAGAATCTCTCCTTTTGATGCTAATAAAAAAAGACATACTTCTTTTGCTTCTGTTGAAGTTATTCCAGAGGTAGATGATAGTATAGAAGTAAATATTGATCCATCAGATATTAGAATAGATACATATAGAGCTAGTGGAGCTGGTGGGCAACATGTTAATATGACAGACTCAGCTGTTAGAATTACACATTTTCCAACGGGAATTGTTGTAACTTGTCAAAGAGAAAGATCACAGTTGAGTAATAGAGAAACTGCTATGAAACTTTTAAAATCTAAATTGATAGAAGTTGAGATGAAGAAAAAAGAGGAAGAGTTAAAAAAATTACAAGGTGAACAGAGTGATATAGGTTGGGGAAATCAAATTCGTTCATATGTATTCCAGCCATATACATTAGTAAAAGATCATAGAACTAACTGTGAGTCAGGAAATATAAGAGCAGTTATGGATGGAGATATCGATATTTTTATCAATGGATATTTAAGATGGAATAAAATTAAATAA